The Halomicronema hongdechloris C2206 genome includes a window with the following:
- the modA gene encoding molybdate ABC transporter substrate-binding protein — MAGADEAVDLTISVAASVQDAMKAVQIAYEAEAPQVSITYNFGSSGSLAQQITQGAPADVFLSASQKWMDDLEAQEQLLEGSRRDLLLNSLVLIVPQGKDDVTGFRDITTDKVGRLSIGEPASVPAGRYAREVLISINMFDVLQPKLVFGKDVRQVLAYVETGNVDAGVVYATDATVADRVRVVATAPADSHSPIVYSIGVVADSAHAEAAQALVEFLVSDTATAIFEEYGFTPVN, encoded by the coding sequence ATGGCCGGTGCGGATGAAGCAGTTGACCTTACCATTTCCGTGGCCGCCAGCGTCCAGGATGCCATGAAGGCGGTACAGATCGCCTACGAGGCGGAAGCGCCCCAGGTCTCCATTACCTATAACTTCGGCTCATCTGGCTCCCTAGCCCAGCAAATCACCCAGGGAGCTCCCGCCGATGTCTTTCTCTCCGCCTCCCAGAAATGGATGGACGATTTGGAGGCCCAGGAGCAACTCCTGGAGGGGTCTCGTCGAGACCTACTCTTAAATTCCTTGGTCTTGATCGTGCCCCAAGGCAAGGACGATGTCACCGGCTTTCGGGACATAACCACCGATAAGGTCGGCAGACTGTCCATTGGTGAGCCCGCCAGCGTGCCGGCGGGCCGCTACGCCAGAGAAGTCTTGATCTCCATAAATATGTTTGATGTCCTGCAGCCGAAACTGGTGTTTGGCAAAGATGTGCGCCAGGTGCTGGCCTATGTGGAGACCGGCAATGTCGACGCCGGAGTGGTCTATGCCACCGACGCCACCGTTGCAGATCGGGTGCGGGTAGTGGCAACGGCCCCGGCTGATAGCCACTCTCCCATCGTCTATTCGATTGGGGTAGTGGCCGATAGTGCCCATGCGGAAGCGGCCCAGGCCTTGGTCGAGTTTCTGGTCAGCGACACCGCCACCGCCATTTTCGAAGAGTATGGCTTTACCCCAGTCAATTAG
- a CDS encoding RuBisCO accumulation factor 1, with translation MAPAPSPDPKLSDAEVATLLAQLRRKEGSWVDWGQTCQALQKSGLTPQQIFEATGFEPIHQNQISVATQVYDSMVAAGVDEAVRSHFQQRGSDSLYELRVLSQTDRVKVARLILRQGLTSEQVKEVVKPVKEFSYRQDPPAGFSDDPGDAVAYHYWNLARQQSDLQARSRLIAQALRFVHSDQARRLIESLLSDFTVVKAQTAPSLPVFRLENETELPRIIPVAGPLPLGVEDLKAVPVTLAEEPFGLVSFSGTGAWVAVPGWQVILQAEDPVALLAGFNQLPNVSADTPQETVLVIIDRRQRGWDGQAYFAADQDGQVVIRWFAETPTVKLLGRLILVVRPKRILDDSYTKELWQIEE, from the coding sequence ATGGCCCCAGCGCCCTCTCCAGACCCTAAATTGTCAGATGCCGAGGTGGCTACTCTGCTGGCCCAACTGCGACGTAAAGAAGGCAGTTGGGTAGATTGGGGGCAGACCTGTCAGGCCCTGCAAAAGTCGGGATTGACGCCCCAGCAGATCTTCGAAGCGACTGGCTTCGAGCCGATCCATCAAAATCAGATCAGTGTGGCGACCCAAGTGTATGACTCCATGGTGGCAGCGGGGGTGGATGAGGCGGTGCGATCGCATTTTCAGCAGCGGGGCAGCGATAGCCTCTACGAACTGCGAGTCCTATCTCAGACGGATCGGGTCAAGGTCGCCCGTCTGATCCTGCGTCAGGGGCTAACCTCAGAACAAGTCAAAGAGGTGGTCAAACCCGTCAAAGAATTCTCCTATCGCCAAGACCCCCCGGCCGGGTTCAGCGACGACCCTGGTGATGCCGTTGCCTATCACTACTGGAACCTGGCCCGACAACAAAGTGATCTGCAGGCCCGTTCGCGGTTGATTGCCCAGGCTCTGCGCTTTGTCCACAGTGACCAAGCCCGCCGCTTGATCGAATCTCTCCTAAGCGACTTCACGGTGGTAAAGGCCCAGACTGCCCCTAGCTTGCCGGTCTTTCGCTTAGAAAACGAAACCGAACTCCCCCGCATTATCCCCGTGGCCGGTCCGTTGCCCCTGGGAGTGGAGGATCTCAAGGCAGTGCCCGTTACCCTGGCCGAGGAACCCTTTGGGCTAGTTAGTTTCAGTGGTACTGGGGCCTGGGTGGCTGTGCCTGGTTGGCAGGTAATCTTGCAGGCAGAAGATCCCGTGGCCCTACTAGCCGGCTTCAATCAGCTCCCCAATGTGTCCGCCGATACCCCCCAGGAGACGGTCCTAGTCATCATCGATCGACGTCAACGGGGCTGGGATGGCCAGGCTTACTTCGCTGCCGACCAAGATGGCCAGGTGGTGATTCGCTGGTTTGCCGAGACACCAACGGTGAAGCTCTTAGGGCGGCTAATTTTGGTGGTGCGCCCTAAACGCATCTTGGACGACAGCTACACCAAAGAGTTATGGCAGATTGAAGAGTAA
- the modB gene encoding molybdate ABC transporter permease subunit, with protein sequence MPDDLTPLWISLKTASVATVLATCLGILAAGWMLSYRGRARGLIDGVLTLPLVLPPTVVGFLLLLLLGKNSPIGQALNYLGVSPIFTWTAAVMAATVVAFPLVYKTVLSALEQLDSTLISSARTLGASDWRIFWQILLPLVWPGILAGMILAFARALGEFGATLMVGGSISGVTQTIPIAIFFAAEAGRMGVALAWVVLMVLISLVVITGIHQGSRNALPRTVLPQAGAQRLFNWIYFGTLKVNQFGLIPAVLTQQRRRLGHPSAQTTRALARSRSPNGRGRVPVDTAAREPGLPQLAVEAFPAPQTMTTPSSNSPTQPQAAELVVQIERQVPGFDLDLQFRTDQQPLGLLGASGSGKTMTLRCIAGLDTPSQGRIVLNGRVLFDSHKRINLPSCDRNVGIVFQNYALFPHLTVAQNIAFGMAAIPKPQRAADVVQYLDMMDLSGLGDRYPHQLSGGQQQRVALARALAIQPDMLLLDEPLSALDTYLRSHVEKLLVEVLSEYRGITLFITHKLEEAYRICTNLLVLANGRILANGTKEAIFQRPPSIEVAKVSECKNFSRARRVDDTHIEAIDWTCQLAVQAPIPADLAYVGLRAHHIQFVFPGEQPNTFPSWLAILTETQHRVTLYLKLHGQPSGPHDYHLQAEVYREKWDRLRHSPFPWYICLDPARLIVMPE encoded by the coding sequence ATGCCCGACGATCTCACCCCCTTGTGGATTTCCTTGAAAACGGCTTCCGTCGCTACGGTGCTGGCCACTTGTCTGGGCATCTTGGCGGCCGGTTGGATGCTGAGCTATCGCGGCAGAGCCCGAGGGCTGATTGATGGTGTGCTCACGTTGCCCCTGGTGTTGCCGCCGACAGTGGTGGGGTTTTTGCTGTTGCTGCTGTTGGGCAAGAACAGCCCCATCGGCCAAGCGCTCAACTATCTGGGAGTATCCCCCATCTTCACCTGGACTGCCGCGGTGATGGCGGCCACGGTGGTGGCCTTCCCATTAGTCTATAAGACTGTCCTCAGTGCCCTAGAGCAGTTGGATTCTACCCTGATCAGTTCGGCCCGTACATTAGGGGCCTCGGACTGGCGAATCTTCTGGCAAATTCTGCTGCCATTGGTTTGGCCCGGTATCCTGGCGGGGATGATTCTGGCCTTTGCCCGGGCCCTGGGAGAATTCGGGGCCACCCTGATGGTGGGGGGCAGCATTTCTGGGGTGACCCAGACCATTCCCATTGCCATCTTCTTTGCCGCTGAGGCGGGGCGCATGGGTGTTGCCCTGGCCTGGGTGGTGTTGATGGTGTTGATTTCCCTGGTGGTGATCACTGGCATCCATCAGGGCAGCCGCAATGCTTTACCCAGAACCGTCTTGCCCCAGGCTGGTGCCCAACGGCTATTTAACTGGATCTACTTCGGCACCCTTAAGGTTAATCAGTTTGGTTTGATTCCGGCGGTGTTGACGCAGCAACGGCGGCGACTGGGGCATCCCTCTGCCCAGACGACTCGGGCATTAGCTCGATCGAGGAGCCCCAATGGCAGGGGAAGAGTTCCGGTGGACACTGCTGCTCGCGAGCCAGGTCTACCCCAGCTGGCGGTAGAGGCATTCCCAGCCCCCCAGACGATGACAACTCCGTCATCTAACTCCCCAACTCAGCCTCAGGCTGCTGAGTTGGTCGTACAGATTGAAAGGCAGGTGCCTGGATTTGATCTCGACCTGCAGTTCCGGACAGACCAGCAACCTCTGGGGCTCTTAGGGGCGTCCGGCTCCGGGAAAACCATGACCCTAAGGTGCATTGCCGGGTTAGATACGCCGAGCCAAGGACGGATCGTCCTGAATGGCCGCGTGCTGTTTGACTCCCATAAGCGGATTAATCTGCCCAGTTGCGATCGCAACGTCGGCATCGTCTTCCAGAACTATGCCCTGTTTCCCCACCTGACCGTGGCCCAAAACATCGCCTTTGGCATGGCCGCGATTCCTAAACCACAACGGGCGGCAGACGTGGTGCAATATCTGGACATGATGGACCTTTCGGGGTTAGGTGATCGCTATCCCCACCAGCTCTCGGGGGGCCAACAACAGCGAGTGGCCTTGGCCCGGGCTTTGGCCATTCAACCGGACATGCTGCTGCTGGATGAACCCCTCTCGGCCCTCGACACCTATCTGCGCAGCCACGTCGAAAAGCTGCTGGTTGAGGTGCTGTCCGAATACCGGGGCATCACTCTATTTATCACCCACAAGCTAGAAGAAGCCTATCGCATCTGCACCAACCTATTGGTGCTGGCCAACGGTCGCATCTTGGCCAATGGTACCAAGGAAGCCATCTTCCAAAGGCCGCCCAGCATCGAAGTGGCCAAGGTGAGCGAGTGTAAGAACTTCTCCCGGGCCCGCCGGGTGGATGACACCCATATCGAGGCCATCGACTGGACCTGCCAGCTCGCCGTACAGGCCCCGATTCCCGCCGATCTCGCCTATGTCGGACTGCGGGCCCACCATATTCAGTTTGTTTTCCCCGGAGAGCAACCCAACACGTTTCCCAGTTGGCTGGCCATACTGACCGAGACCCAGCACCGAGTCACCCTCTACTTGAAGCTACACGGGCAACCAAGCGGCCCCCACGACTATCATCTGCAGGCCGAGGTCTACCGCGAGAAATGGGACCGCCTGCGCCATAGTCCCTTTCCCTGGTACATCTGCCTCGATCCGGCCCGGTTGATAGTTATGCCAGAATAA
- a CDS encoding DUF3368 domain-containing protein: MTDAALPPIINTSPLIFLTKADLLSLLQIRYATVLVPDIVVQEIRQYGPLDNTAQILQKTDWLTVVETPPPLSPDLQACNLDAGEASVLAWACAHPPTEAILDDLAGRRCAHKLGIPIRGTLGLVLAAKQQGHIPAAKPVILKLRETGMYLSDRVINKALALVEETL, encoded by the coding sequence GTGACTGACGCTGCTTTGCCTCCGATAATCAACACCTCACCCCTGATTTTTCTCACTAAGGCAGACTTGCTCTCTCTGTTGCAAATTCGCTACGCCACTGTTCTGGTACCCGATATTGTCGTCCAGGAAATTCGGCAATACGGACCGCTCGACAATACCGCCCAGATCCTTCAGAAAACTGATTGGCTCACTGTGGTCGAAACACCGCCTCCACTCTCCCCTGATCTGCAAGCCTGCAACCTTGATGCCGGAGAAGCTTCTGTCTTGGCCTGGGCCTGCGCCCATCCCCCCACCGAAGCTATTTTGGATGACCTGGCGGGCCGTCGCTGTGCCCATAAACTTGGCATCCCGATTCGGGGTACCCTGGGTCTGGTGCTCGCCGCTAAGCAGCAAGGCCACATTCCCGCAGCCAAACCCGTGATCCTCAAGCTTCGCGAAACGGGCATGTATTTGAGCGATCGGGTCATCAACAAAGCCCTCGCCCTAGTGGAGGAAACCCTATGA
- the cas2 gene encoding CRISPR-associated endonuclease Cas2 — protein sequence MAESKNYYLICYDIRDPKRWRRAYKLLKGYGETIQYSIFRVRLNQREREQLRWKLEKILTEEDSLLIAGLCQRCVERIEACNRPESWEVEHDMHQIL from the coding sequence ATGGCTGAGAGCAAGAACTACTACCTCATCTGCTACGACATCCGCGATCCCAAGCGTTGGCGTAGGGCTTACAAGCTGCTGAAAGGCTATGGTGAAACGATTCAGTATTCCATCTTTCGAGTGCGGTTGAATCAGCGTGAGCGGGAACAACTGCGATGGAAGTTGGAGAAGATTCTCACGGAGGAGGATAGCTTGCTGATTGCGGGGCTCTGTCAACGTTGCGTTGAGCGTATTGAAGCCTGTAATCGTCCAGAGTCCTGGGAGGTCGAGCACGACATGCACCAGATTCTCTGA
- a CDS encoding DUF2283 domain-containing protein has protein sequence MKIIYDPEVDVLRILFRETPISESDADESGIIFDLDAQGNVVGLEILDASQRIDDPTSVSYRVAKLTEAEVASAEDTLQNLLMDPDAGKPVKEAIQQQLLQMRGRREKRTLSLENAMEALSLPSDSDIPPES, from the coding sequence ATGAAAATCATTTATGACCCAGAAGTTGACGTACTGAGAATCTTGTTTCGAGAAACCCCCATCAGCGAAAGCGATGCAGATGAGTCCGGCATTATTTTCGACTTGGATGCCCAAGGCAACGTAGTGGGTTTAGAAATTCTGGATGCCTCTCAACGCATCGACGATCCTACATCCGTTAGTTACAGGGTTGCCAAGCTTACTGAGGCTGAGGTCGCTTCAGCAGAAGACACCCTGCAAAATCTGCTGATGGATCCAGATGCGGGTAAACCCGTCAAAGAAGCGATTCAGCAACAGCTACTGCAGATGCGTGGGCGCCGTGAAAAACGCACACTATCCCTAGAAAACGCTATGGAAGCGCTGAGCTTGCCGTCTGATTCAGATATTCCTCCCGAATCATGA
- a CDS encoding IS630 family transposase (programmed frameshift) produces the protein MNSFQLEHQQKVDNRAILSDFISSNPDSRELKRALAVKMALEGEPYFKITKFLGINKSFITYWKNRFEAQGIEGIKLGYQGSKSYLTPDDRTEIISWLRTRNYWNFDELVSYLDEHYDVIYKSKQSYYTLFSEAGISWKKSQKTNPKSDPALVKKKREEIQGFIRQNQFKIESGELIVLFLDECHLLWGDVCGYVWGKTDMRIEIPITNERIRQTYYGALNYQTKEFILHPYEKGNGENTVAFMKYLQEQNPGKQIALIWDGASYHKSQEIKDFLATVNHGKEETEWQFKCILFAPNSPEQNPVEDVWLQAKNSLRRFWRLCRSFPAVKYLFEFFIDHQKFDFSKIEEYSPCS, from the exons ATGAATAGTTTTCAATTAGAACACCAACAAAAAGTAGATAATCGTGCTATTCTATCAGACTTTATAAGTAGTAATCCTGATTCAAGAGAGCTTAAGCGAGCATTGGCTGTAAAAATGGCATTGGAGGGTGAGCCATATTTTAAGATTACCAAATTTCTGGGAATAAACAAGTCTTTTATTACATATTGGAAGAACAGATTCGAAGCACAAGGCATTGAAGGTATTAAACTCGGCTACCAAGGATCAAAAAGTTACCTAACCCCAGATGATCGTACAGAAATTATCTCGTGGCTGAGAACCAGAAACTACTGGAACTTTGATGAATTAGTTTCATATTTAGATGAACATTATGATGTGATTTACAAGTCTAAGCAAAGCTACTATACACTTTTTTCGGAAGCAGGTATTAGTTGGAAGAAATCTCAAAAAACCAACCCGAAATCTGATCCAGCTCTAGTCAAAA AAAAAAGAGAAGAAATCCAAGGATTTATCCGTCAAAACCAGTTCAAAATTGAGTCTGGGGAATTGATTGTACTTTTTTTGGATGAGTGTCATCTCCTTTGGGGTGATGTTTGTGGATATGTCTGGGGCAAGACAGATATGCGAATCGAAATCCCTATTACAAACGAGAGAATCAGGCAAACATATTATGGCGCATTAAACTATCAAACAAAAGAATTTATTTTGCATCCTTACGAGAAAGGGAATGGAGAGAATACAGTTGCTTTTATGAAGTACTTGCAGGAACAAAATCCTGGGAAGCAAATCGCATTAATTTGGGATGGCGCTAGTTATCATAAGTCACAAGAGATCAAAGATTTTTTAGCTACAGTCAATCATGGGAAGGAAGAGACAGAATGGCAATTCAAATGTATTCTATTTGCACCCAATTCACCAGAACAAAATCCAGTGGAAGATGTTTGGTTACAAGCCAAAAATTCATTGAGAAGATTTTGGAGGTTGTGTCGTTCTTTCCCCGCTGTAAAGTATCTGTTTGAGTTCTTTATAGATCATCAAAAGTTCGATTTTTCTAAAATAGAAGAATATTCACCTTGTTCATAA
- a CDS encoding peptidoglycan-binding protein, whose product MDMLAPLHLWQSYDVPDDPPDGGSEQAALRPLPLAWVGPLALTLTLTALAQTAAARPAYVAAGGYRLNVRQGPGTDYSWQGVLKPRDAIDITGRYSANGWAELENGGWVAGNLIQVVPVSDRTMAYVDTPAGYGLNVRWGPGRRYGVARVLRRNAPVDLTGRRRDGWVELSDGTWAASNLIRRDPSSVQPETPPAQQPQEPPDEATAPTPNLSQTEIIDLQRQLQQLNYWPSNAAVTGRYDDTTRAAVATFQRLNGLTIDGIAGPETRQALAEASGFTTSSPAPSPTPSPSPTDSPAPSPSPSPPETPEPSPSPTETPSPEPTTSPTPTSSPTATETPSPGDSDQTEQRRIMTDDGSDALVLEGPGTQFRVLRTVPSDTVVEVTGRTEENWVELADGGWVFSMWVEPL is encoded by the coding sequence ATGGACATGCTGGCCCCTCTACACCTGTGGCAATCGTATGACGTGCCTGATGATCCGCCTGATGGGGGCTCTGAGCAGGCGGCTCTGCGGCCTTTACCTTTAGCCTGGGTCGGTCCTCTGGCCCTGACCCTGACCCTGACGGCCCTAGCCCAGACGGCGGCAGCCAGGCCAGCCTATGTGGCCGCCGGGGGCTACCGGCTGAATGTGCGCCAAGGACCGGGCACCGACTACAGCTGGCAAGGGGTGCTCAAACCACGAGACGCCATTGATATTACTGGGCGCTACAGTGCCAACGGCTGGGCTGAACTAGAGAACGGGGGCTGGGTGGCTGGCAATCTGATTCAGGTGGTGCCAGTTAGCGATCGCACCATGGCCTATGTCGATACACCGGCGGGCTACGGGCTGAATGTACGCTGGGGACCGGGCCGCCGTTATGGTGTGGCTCGGGTATTACGACGCAATGCTCCGGTAGATCTGACCGGTCGCCGCCGTGACGGCTGGGTAGAGCTCAGCGATGGCACCTGGGCAGCTAGCAACTTGATCCGTCGAGACCCATCATCAGTACAACCAGAGACACCGCCCGCCCAGCAGCCACAAGAGCCTCCTGATGAGGCAACGGCTCCGACACCGAACCTGAGCCAGACCGAGATTATCGATCTGCAGCGCCAGCTGCAGCAGCTCAATTATTGGCCCAGTAACGCCGCCGTCACGGGGCGTTATGACGACACCACGCGAGCCGCGGTGGCCACCTTTCAACGACTGAATGGCCTCACCATTGATGGTATTGCTGGTCCCGAAACCCGTCAGGCTCTGGCAGAGGCCAGTGGCTTTACCACATCCTCTCCAGCCCCTAGTCCGACACCAAGCCCCTCCCCTACAGACTCTCCCGCTCCCAGCCCCAGCCCCTCTCCCCCAGAGACCCCTGAACCGAGCCCTTCTCCCACGGAGACTCCGAGCCCTGAGCCCACCACGAGTCCGACCCCAACCTCGAGCCCAACGGCGACAGAAACTCCGAGCCCGGGAGACTCTGACCAGACAGAGCAGCGCCGCATCATGACCGATGACGGCAGTGATGCCCTGGTGCTGGAGGGACCTGGTACCCAATTTCGAGTGTTGCGCACTGTCCCCAGTGACACGGTAGTCGAAGTAACCGGACGCACGGAAGAGAACTGGGTAGAGTTAGCCGACGGCGGCTGGGTGTTTTCTATGTGGGTGGAGCCGCTGTAG
- a CDS encoding nucleotidyltransferase domain-containing protein: MSKIAPDLSVAHWLNVMINRIVERFQPLKIILFGSYARGEATADSDIDLLVVMPTVTSKRRKAVEIGQVLADLPVSKDIVVTTPEDIEVYGQLVGTILRPALRDGKILYERTAS, translated from the coding sequence ATGAGCAAGATTGCACCGGATCTATCTGTAGCCCATTGGCTCAACGTTATGATCAATCGCATCGTTGAGCGGTTTCAGCCCCTCAAAATCATTCTGTTTGGCTCCTATGCCAGAGGTGAGGCAACGGCTGATAGTGATATCGATCTGCTGGTGGTTATGCCAACTGTGACCAGCAAACGACGAAAGGCCGTTGAGATTGGCCAGGTTTTGGCTGATTTGCCTGTCAGCAAGGATATTGTAGTGACTACGCCTGAAGATATCGAGGTGTACGGGCAGCTGGTTGGCACCATCCTGCGGCCTGCCCTGCGTGACGGGAAAATCCTCTATGAGCGAACTGCGTCCTGA
- a CDS encoding type II toxin-antitoxin system HicB family antitoxin: MRSHPDDTIVLQPDDNGTFVAYVPAIPGCHAWGQTPEVAQRELANVFVMIREEYLNQTASSALP, encoded by the coding sequence ATGCGATCGCACCCTGATGACACTATCGTGTTGCAGCCAGACGATAACGGCACCTTTGTGGCTTATGTTCCCGCCATTCCCGGCTGTCATGCCTGGGGGCAAACCCCTGAGGTTGCCCAGCGAGAGCTGGCTAATGTCTTCGTCATGATTCGGGAGGAATATCTGAATCAGACGGCAAGCTCAGCGCTTCCATAG
- a CDS encoding Uma2 family endonuclease translates to MVNTTTQPLTFEEYLTYSDGSDNRYELVDGQLVLMNPPRTEHLLITKFLEKQFDTEIQRLSLSWVTFREAGVRTGFNKSRLTDLCIVTREQARELLGQSAVFQTAPQLIVEVVSPDSITRDYRYKRSEYAALEVPEYWIVDPLEAKVTLLRWEEGLYEETVFTGEQAITSPNLPGLHLNVTQVLDASTLS, encoded by the coding sequence ATGGTCAATACCACCACCCAACCACTCACCTTTGAGGAGTATCTGACCTATAGTGACGGCAGCGATAACCGCTATGAGCTGGTGGATGGACAGTTAGTACTAATGAATCCACCCCGCACAGAACACTTGCTGATCACCAAATTCTTAGAAAAGCAATTCGATACTGAAATTCAGCGTCTCAGCTTGTCCTGGGTGACTTTTCGGGAGGCGGGGGTTAGAACTGGATTCAATAAATCTCGCCTCACCGATCTCTGTATCGTGACGAGAGAACAAGCCAGAGAGCTACTAGGACAGTCCGCCGTATTTCAAACGGCTCCGCAACTCATCGTCGAAGTGGTGAGCCCTGACTCGATCACCCGCGACTACCGCTATAAACGATCAGAATATGCCGCTTTGGAAGTGCCTGAGTATTGGATTGTTGATCCGCTAGAAGCCAAAGTAACCTTGCTACGGTGGGAAGAAGGTCTCTACGAAGAAACTGTTTTTACAGGTGAGCAGGCAATCACCTCCCCCAACCTCCCCGGACTGCATCTAAACGTCACCCAGGTATTAGACGCTAGCACCCTTTCCTAA
- a CDS encoding UPF0175 family protein — MVQVTVNVPEEFLANRDADTFARQMQLAAAIYWYARGEVSMGKAAEFAGLNRPEFLDILAHEKIDVFQVDFDDLERELSRD, encoded by the coding sequence ATGGTTCAAGTCACCGTCAATGTGCCTGAGGAGTTTTTAGCCAACCGCGACGCCGACACCTTTGCTCGGCAGATGCAACTGGCCGCCGCCATCTACTGGTATGCCCGTGGCGAAGTCTCGATGGGCAAAGCCGCTGAGTTTGCCGGACTCAACCGCCCGGAGTTTCTTGACATCCTAGCCCACGAAAAAATTGACGTTTTCCAGGTCGATTTTGACGACTTAGAACGAGAGCTATCCCGTGACTGA